One genomic region from Amaranthus tricolor cultivar Red isolate AtriRed21 chromosome 12, ASM2621246v1, whole genome shotgun sequence encodes:
- the LOC130828072 gene encoding F-box protein At1g30200-like, with amino-acid sequence MTLKWTLLKSPYMKPVGFIFNVSIFPSNRVALQHAHKTTLTSFIKPPLIYILTIIHLSSSTYNHIYPLKSFIIHTQKISQKTLIFHQIRKDLILSMEGFSYQQFGDDQVDYFDLLPDPILVLILNKLFDAKSLCSCLLVSKRFASLVCEIDSISIQTNKKSPKSKKFIEDSSKSSSGSKGLFKNPFFKFIYKPISLIQQAIANKKMNSLSKNGGGLDVLKWVGNTLKNFPDVQSINLELPCHGGEIGINKNIPLLKWEAEFGIEMEKCAILGANSIIDRKEKIRSENNENETQNFSDEELKLRIIWIISCLIASSARHNLMKKMVGQCPKLRKAIISDGGKQGKLCMNEEQIENLRNSMNISKKEENPSLKLTSESNQESDDHDESNSMNYSGYLVMKLWYVKELELPCSGKIMKGATLVMIKPEKKGNNEEKENDGLNMLKAFEGEDVFEEAAKELLKRKEKRMYRLEMNSS; translated from the coding sequence ATGACTTTAAAGTGGACCCTACTAAAATCCCCCTACATGAAACCGGTTGGCTTTATATTCAACGTGTCTATATTTCCGTCAAACCGCGTAGCTCTTCAACACGCCCACAAAACCACGCTCACATCATTCATAAAACCGCCATTAATTTATATTCTCACCATAATCCATTTatcctcttctacatataaccaCATATATCCCCTCAAATCCTTCATAATTCACACCCAAAAAATCTctcaaaaaaccctaatttttcatcAAATTAGAAAAGATCTAATCCTTTCCATGGAAGGGTTTTCATATCAGCAATTTGGTGATGATCAAGTTGATTATTTTGATCTTCTTCCTGATCCAATTCTTGTTTTGATTCTTAACAAGCTTTTTGATGCTAAATCTTTGTGTAGTTGTCTTCTTGTATCAAAAAGATTTGCTTCTTTGGTATGTGAAATTGATTCAATTTCAATCCAAACGAATAAAAAAAGTCCCAAATCTAAGAAATTTATTGAAGATTCATCAAAATCATCAAGTGGGTCCAAGGGTTTATTCAAAAATCCATTCTTTAAGTTTATCTACAAACCAATTTCTCTAATTCAACAAGCTATTGCTAATAAAAAGATGAATTCTTTGTCAAAAAATGGTGGGGGGCTTGATGTTTTGAAATGGGTTGGAAATACTCTCAAGAATTTCCCAGATGTTCAATCAATTAATCTTGAACTTCCTTGTCATGGAGGTGAAATTGGGATTAATAAGAACATCCCACTTTTAAAATGGGAAGCTGAATTCGGGATAGAAATGGAAAAATGTGCAATTTTGGGTGCAAATTCAATTATTGATAGAAAAGAGAAAATTAGGTcagaaaataatgaaaatgaaaccCAGAATTTTTCAGATGAAGAACTGAAATTAAGGATTATTTGGATAATTTCTTGCTTAATTGCATCATCAGCAAGGcataatttaatgaaaaaaatggtGGGTCAATGCCCGAAATTAAGAAAAGCAATAATTTCAGATGGTGGAAAACAGGGGAAACTTTGTATGAATGAAGAACAAATTGAAAATCTGAGAAATTCAATGAACATttcaaaaaaagaagaaaacccATCATTGAAATTAACATCAGAATCAAACCAAGAAAGTGATGATCATGATGAATCAAATTCAATGAATTATTCAGGGTATTTAGTGATGAAATTATGGTATGTGAAGGAATTGGAACTGCCCTGTTCTGGGAAAATTATGAAAGGAGCAACACTTGTTATGATTAAAcctgaaaaaaaaggaaataatgaagaaaaagaaaatgatggaTTGAATATGTTGAAAGCTTTTGAAGGTGAGGATGTTTTTGAAGAGGCTGCTAAAGAATTGTTgaagagaaaagagaagagaatGTATAGGTTGGAAATGAATTCttcttga
- the LOC130828075 gene encoding uncharacterized protein LOC130828075 — translation MAFRGRGRGRGGFGGGGFNFAPQHPFVLFPEIRLPDRNKVPEEKELAIRNYRFRNFFRNSPYYLEETLSDEDSVDIERYYDKVNKKARFGRESLLGSGVLKLENGYFPPELVQGTKSRTKRKVRWNQERDIRKLDDLEKLEKDFESGSLKGKKEKEGEEEEEEEDVEEEEEDEVDTDDDYAKGEQFDDDEDDFNVSEGDDEDAM, via the exons ATGGCATTTAGAGGTCGAGGTCGAGGACGTGGGGGATTTGGTGGAGGAGGCTTCAACTTTGCCCCACAACATCCTTTTGTTCTTTTTCCT GAGATCAGATTGCCTGATAGAAACAAGGTTCCTGAAGAGAAGGAATTAGCAATACGTAATTATAGGTTTCGGAATTTCTTTAGAAATTCACCATACTATCTTGAGGAAACTTTATCAG ACGAAGACTCCGTGGACATTGAGAGATATTATGACAAAGTCAACAAGAAAGCGAGATTTGGTCGGGAGTCGCTTTTAGGTTCTGGTGTCTTAAAACTTGAAAATGGGTATTTTCCTCCAGAGCTTGTACAAG GCACAAAATCCAGGACTAAGAGGAAGGTGAGATGGAATCAAGAACGAG ACATTCGGAAGCTAGATGATCTTGAGAAGCTTGAGAAGGATTTTGAA AGTGGCTCCTTAAAAGGCAAGAAGGAGAAAGAAGGcgaagaagaggaggaagaagaggatgtagaggaggaagaggaagacgAAGTTGATACTGATGATGATTATGCTAAG GGCGAacaatttgatgatgatgaagatgactTTAACGTTAGCGAGGGTGATG ATGAAGATGCCATGTAG
- the LOC130828074 gene encoding probable magnesium transporter NIPA7 has translation MGFSNENVIGFGLALSSSAFIGASFIIKKKGLWKASVSGVRAGLGGHSYLFEPLWWFGLFMMIVGEAANFVAYAYAPAILVTPMGALSIIVSAVLAHFMLKERLNKLGIMGCVMCIVGSVIIVIHAPQEHAITSIKEIWNLATQMAFLLYVATVLVLVFILVLYFAPLCGNSNVLVFTGICSLMGSLSVMSVKALGISLKLTFAGNNQLLYPETWFFTLVLLICILTQMNYLNKALDTFNTAIVSPIYYVMFTTLTILASVIMFKDWNGQDGGAIVSEICGFIVIISGTILLQMTKEVMERLPSFKGGAYAPMSPTLTAGLCAGNAEFSKSEWDDIEYSGELFLKRQDSYA, from the exons ATGGGTTTTTCCAATGAAAATGTAATCGGGTTTGGATTGGCTCTTTCATCAAGTGCATTCATTGGTGCTagtttcatcatcaaaaagaaagGGTTATGGAAAGCTAGTGTTTCAGGGGTTAGAGCTG GTCTTGGAGGACATTCATATCTTTTTGAGCCTTTATGGTGGTTTGGGCTATTCATGA TGATTGTTGGTGAGGCTGCAAATTTTGTGGCATATGCATATGCTCCAGCTATTCTTGTTACACCAATGGGAGCCTTAAGCATAATTGTCAG TGCTGTTTTGGCTCATTTTATGTTGAAAGAGAGACTAAACAAATTGGGAATCATGGGTTGTGTGATGTGCATTGTTGGCTCGGTCATTATAGTGATTCATGCACCACAAGAACATGCTATCACTTCTATAAAAGAAATATGGAACTTAGCTACTCAGATGG CTTTCCTTCTTTATGTTGCCACCGTGCTTGTGCTGGTTTTCATTTTGGTGCTATACTTTGCACCATTGTGTGGAAACTCGAATGTGCTGGTTTTCACTGGAATTTGCTCCTTGATGGGCTCTCTCTCG GTTATGAGTGTCAAAGCTCTTGGAATTTCCTTGAAATTGACATTTGCCGGAAATAATCAACTTCTTTACCCAGAAACATGGTTCTTTACATTGGTGCTCCTGATATGCATCCTCACTCAAATGAATTATCTGAATAAG gCTCTGGACACATTTAACACTGCGATCGTGTCGCCTATATACTATGTCATGTTCACAACACTTACCATTCTTGccagtgttataatgttcaag GATTGGAATGGTCAAGACGGAGGAGCCATTGTATCAGAAATTTGTGGCTTTATTGTTATCATCTCGGGAACAATCTTGTTGCAGATGACAAAGGAGGTTATGGAGAGACTGCCATCTTTTAAAG GTGGTGCTTACGCACCCATGTCCCCCACCCTCACAGCCGGACTTTGTGCTGGAAATGCAGAGTTTTCAAAGTCTGAATGGGACGACATAGAATATTCAGGCGAACTTTTCTTGAAGAGGCAAGACTCTTATGCGTAG
- the LOC130828152 gene encoding serine--glyoxylate aminotransferase, with protein MDYMYGSGRHHLFVPGPTNIPEPVIRAMNRNNEDYRSPAIPALTKILLEDVKKIFKTTTGTPFLFPTTGTGAWESALTNTLSPGDRIVSFLIGQFSLLWIDQQQRLGFDVDVVESDWGQGANLEVLSSKLAADAAHTIKAICIVHNETATGVTNNLATVRRILDHHNHPALLLVDGVSSICALDFRMDEWGVDVALTGSQKALSLPTGMGIVCASPKALEASKTAKSVRVFFDWKDYLKSYKIGTYWPYTPSIQLLYGLRAALDLIFEEGLDNVIARHARLGKATRLAVEAWGLKNCTQKEEWFSDTVTAVVVPPHIESTEVVKRAWRRYNMSLGLGLNKVAGKVFRIGHLGNVNELQLLGCLAGVEMILKDVGYPVKLGSGVAAAAAYLQNSTPMIPSRI; from the exons ATGGACTACATGTATGGATCAGGGAGGCACCATCTGTTTGTTCCGGGACCAACAAATATCCCAGAACCTGTGATCAGAGCAATGAATCGAAACAACGAGGATTACCGTTCACCTGCCATTCCTGCACTCACTAAAATACTTCTTGAAGATGTCAAGAAGATCTTCAAAACTACCACCGGAACCCCATTTTTGTTCCCCACCACAG GTACTGGTGCTTGGGAAAGTGCACTGACCAACACTTTATCGCCTGGAGACCGAATAGTATCCTTTCTGATAGGGCAATTTAGTTTGCTCTGGATTGATCAGCAGCAACGCCTTGGCTTCGATGTTGATGTCGTGGAGAGTGACTGGGGACAAGGCGCAAACCTTGAAGTGTTGTCGTCAAAGCTAGCGGCTGATGCCGCACACACTATCAAGGCTATCTGCATTGTCCATAATGAGACTGCTACTGGGGTTACCAACAATTTGGCCACTGTGAGGAGGATTTTAG ACCACCACAATCACCCTGCACTCCTCCTTGTCGATGGAGTGTCATCGATCTGTGCACTAGACTTCCGCATGGATGAGTGGGGTGTCGATGTTGCATTGACTGGATCTCAGAAAGCACTTTCTCTTCCAACTGGAATGGGTATTGTTTGTGCAAGCCCTAAAGCTCTAGAAGCTTCCAAGACGGCTAAATCTGTCCGCGTTTTCTTTGATTGGAAGGATTACTTAAAGTCTTACAAAATAGGTACTTACTGGCCTTACACCCCATCTATCCAACTGCTCTATGGTCTTAGAGCTGCTTTGGATCTTATCTTTGAGGAAGGTCTTGACAATGTCATTGCAAGGCATGCCCGCCTCGGGAAAGCAACTAG ACTAGCAGTAGAAGCTTGGGGTTTAAAGAATTGTACACAGAAAGAAGAGTGGTTCAGTGACACCGTTACTGCTGTGGTTGTTCCTCCCCACATCGAAAGTACTGAGGTCGTAAAAAGGGCATGGAGGAGATATAACATGAGTTTGGGTCTCGGTTTAAACAAAGTCGCTGGCAAGGTTTTCAGAATAGGGCATCTCGGAAATGTGAATGAG TTGCAACTGCTGGGTTGTTTGGCCGGGGTGGAGATGATACTGAAGGATGTGGGTTACCCCGTCAAGCTAGGCAGTGGAGTTGCAGCAGCGGCTGCATACCTGCAGAACAGCACGCCGATGATTCCTTCTAGGATCTGA
- the LOC130828151 gene encoding DNA ligase 4: MSDGVQFKVLVSLFNWIFKSKSHSAKRAKFRKYLDLYCKSDDYFSSIRLILPSLDRERGSYGLKESVLATSLLDALGISRDSEDAKKLINWRKGGTKIAGDIAGNFALVAADILQRRQSSAFGDLTIRELNELLDRLANAENRTSKTEILGDIIRRTNSEEMKWIIKIILKDLKLGISEKSIFHEFHPDAEDLFNVTCDLRFVCEKLNDKNIRHKRQDIEVAKAVRAQLAERASNCAFAWKKLHGKEVVAECKFDGDRIQIHKNGNKVHYFSRNFIDHTEYEHGMSNVILENVVVDRCILDGEMLVWDNASNRFASWGKNQEIAKAAREGLDGEHQLCYVAFDVLYVGDTSVIHQTLKERHEHLKKVVRPVKGRLQALLPNGSGKDNLNTHQSADEPCWSIVAHNLDEADRFYKAIVENRDEGIVLKDLGSKWEPGDRSWKWIKVKPDYDYFNAGSDLDVLIIGGYYGSGRKGGEVAQFLVGLAEKAAPGAYPRRFVSFCRVGTGLSDDELDELVTKLKPYLRKYEYPKMSPPSFYQVTNHFKERPDVWVESPEKSVIVSITSDIRTISSEVFAAPYSLRFPRIDRLRYDKPWHECLDVQSFIKLVQLSNGTTQRGGGANNDGLSADKPKRRRAAKNGAKKKLNLTVPSHFTQTDVSSVKGESRIFANMVFHFVNLSSSHSLDSMHKLVVENGGTFSMNLNDTVTHSIGGESRGIKFEAAKRRGCDVIHHSWVLNCCSQKQLLPLRPQDFVFLSDSTKKKLQEEVDELSDSYFWDVNVTELKQIFCNVSRSENTKAVDYYKKKYCPREEWVRFHGCCVYFHLFAMSHFPEWDIFLKVSMRRMKVEVSLGGGKVSDNPSQATHVVVMSVPGPERPEHELKFETLLQSFPEDQKHLLRKKRLHVVRSHWLVDCCKEKRKLSEELYNLRPTALEEESASEEEKGENDDEYEKHPSPAYEVKPKKIDSKTIASRIREPKRKRGRQTETSTRKRKIIVSKPPRQKRARVGSRPAKLQDFTVDDEPSEQETDVAEASPELEMHDHDFQDVAFDDKSSEQGTNTVVKTDSEPEDSGSARRNHVLEKIKENRIEEHNPDFDTTGSRCLENFSTVGCITPEKDEDNSTLRNSEVMDSPAEAMSLDKNPNRQDLSEASNAVFNYKNLPSSQSLEESSVKPLKGEPVKKKKVSYKELVMQLLKD; this comes from the coding sequence ATGAGCGACGGCGTCCAATTCAAAGTACTTGTCAGTCTCTTCAATTGGATATTTAAATCAAAATCACACTCCGCAAAACGCGCTAAATTTCGCAAATATCTTGATCTTTACTGCAAATCAGATGATTATTTCTCATCAATTCGTCTCATTTTACCTTCTTTGGATCGCGAACGAGGTTCATACGGGCTTAAAGAATCAGTTCTTGCCACTTCTCTCCTTGACGCACTTGGAATTTCTCGCGATTCCGAAGATGCAAAAAAACTCATCAATTGGCGAAAAGGTGGTACAAAAATTGCTGGTGATATTGCCGGAAACTTCGCTCTTGTCGCCGCTGATATTCTGCAACGCCGACAAAGTTCTGCCTTCGGTGACTTAACTATTCGTGAACTCAATGAACTTCTTGATCGTCTGGCGAATGCCGAGAATCGGACCTCAAAGACAGAGATTTTAGGTGATATAATACGAAGGACGAATTCTGAGGAGATGAAGTGGATAATCAAGATAATTTTGAAGGATTTGAAACTAGGTATTAGTGAAAAGAGCATTTTtcacgagtttcatcctgatGCGGAAGATTTGTTCAATGTAACGTGTGATTTACGTTTTGTTTGCGAGAAATTGAATGATAAGAATATTCGGCATAAGAGACAAGATATTGAGGTTGCGAAAGCAGTGAGAGCTCAGCTTGCTGAGAGAGCTTCGAATTGTGCATTTGCTTGGAAGAAACTTCATGGAAAGGAAGTCGTTGCTGAGTGTAAATTCGACGGTGATCGAATTCAAATTCATAAGAATGGTAATAAGGTACATTATTTTTCGCGAAATTTTATTGATCATACTGAATATGAGCATGGTATGTCTAATGTTATATTAGAAAATGTGGTAGTTGATAGGTGTATACTTGATGGTGAGATGTTAGTTTGGGATAATGCTAGTAATCGGTTTGCTAGTTGGGGAAAAAATCAAGAGATTGCGAAGGCGGCTAGAGAAGGTTTAGATGGGGAACACCAATTGTGTTATGTTGCTTTTGATGTGTTATATGTTGGGGATACTAGTGTGATTCATCAGACATTGAAGGAAAGACATGAACATCTTAAGAAGGTTGTGAGACCCGTAAAGGGGCGTTTGCAGGCTTTGTTGCCCAATGGTAGTGGTAAGGATAATCTTAATACTCACCAAAGTGCTGATGAGCCATGTTGGTCTATTGTAGCTCATAATTTGGATGAGGCTGATAGGTTTTATAAGGCAATTGTTGAGAATCGGGATGAGGGTATTGTTTTGAAGGATCTAGGTTCGAAATGGGAGCCAGGGGACAGGAGTTGGAAATGGATTAAGGTGAAGCctgattatgattattttaatgCAGGGTCTGATTTGGATGTTTTGATCATAGGAGGGTATTATGGTTCTGGACGTAAAGGAGGAGAGGTGGCTCAGTTTTTGGTGGGCTTGGCGGAGAAGGCTGCTCCGGGTGCCTATCCTAGGAGATTTGTTTCTTTTTGTAGAGTAGGTACGGGGCTTTCTGATGATGAGCTTGATGAATTAGTGACTAAATTGAAGCCGTATTTGAGGAAATATGAGTACCCAAAGATGTCACCCCCGAGTTTTTATCAAGTTACTAATCACTTCAAGGAAAGGCCAGATGTTTGGGTTGAGAGTCCTGAAAAGTCTGTGATAGTGTCAATTACTAGTGATATTCGTACGATAAGTTCTGAGGTTTTCGCTGCACCTTACAGCTTGAGATTTCCGCGGATTGACCGGCTAAGGTATGACAAGCCATGGCATGAGTGCCTTGATGTTCAGTCTTTCATAAAGCTGGTGCAGTTGAGTAATGGGACAACACAAAGAGGAGGAGGTGCAAATAATGATGGGTTGTCAGCTGATAAACCCAAACGTCGCAGAGCTGCAAAAAATGGTGCGAAGAAGAAACTCAATCTTACTGTTCCTTCTCATTTCACTCAGACTGACGTTTCTAGTGTGAAAGGAGAGTCAAGAATATTTGCGAACATGGTATTTCACTTTGTCAATTTATCTTCTAGTCATTCCTTGGACTCCATGCACAAATTAGTCGTTGAGAATGGTGGTACTTTCTCAATGAATTTGAATGATACAGTTACTCATTCTATTGGAGGAGAGAGTCGAGGAATCAAGTTTGAGGCAGCAAAGAGGCGTGGGTGCGATGTTATCCATCACTCTTGGGTTTTGAATTGCTGCTCTCAGAAGCAGCTTCTCCCTTTGAGGCCCCAAGATTTTGTGTTTCTGTCAGACTCGACAAAGAAGAAGCTACAAGAGGAGGTTGATGAATTATCTGACTCTTATTTTTGGGATGTTAATGTTACCGAATTGAAGCAGATTTTTTGTAATGTGAGTAGATCGGAAAATACAAAAGCTGTTGACTACTACAAGAAAAAGTATTGCCCACGTGAAGAATGGGTTCGTTTTCATGGTTGTTGTGTATATTTTCACCTATTTGCAATGTCTCACTTTCCTGAATGGGATATCTTTTTAAAAGTATCCATGAGGAGAATGAAAGTAGAAGTTTCTTTAGGTGGTGGAAAAGTTAGTGACAACCCTTCTCAAGCAACCCATGTTGTAGTCATGTCAGTGCCAGGACCTGAGCGTCCGGAGCATGAGCTGAAGTTTGAAACCTTGTTGCAGAGCTTCCCTGAGGACCAGAAGCATCTCTTGCGTAAAAAAAGACTCCATGTGGTTAGATCACATTGGTTAGTTGATTGCTGCAAGGAGAAGCGAAAACTGTCCGAAGAATTGTACAACTTGAGGCCAACGGCCTTAGAAGAAGAATCTGCCTCTGAAGAAGAGAAAGGTGAAAACGATGATGAGTATGAGAAGCACCCATCTCCTGCTTATGAAGTAAAGCCGAAGAAAATTGATTCGAAGACCATTGCCAGTCGTATTAGGGAACCCAAAAGAAAACGAGGACGGCAGACTGAAACTAGcactagaaaaagaaaaatcatagtcagcaAACCTCCAAGACAAAAAAGAGCAAGAGTTGGAAGTAGGCCGGCTAAATTACAGGATTTCACCGTAGATGACGAGCCTAGTGAGCAAGAAACTGATGTAGCAGAAGCGAGCCCTGAACTTGAAATGCATGACCATGATTTCCAGGACGTTGCTTTTGATGACAAGTCTAGTGAGCAGGGGACTAATACGGTGGTAAAAACTGATTCTGAACCTGAAGATAGTGGATCAGCTCGAAGAAACCATGTGTTGGAGAAGATAAAAGAGAACAGGATAGAAGAACACAACCCCGACTTTGACACAACAGGGAGTCGCtgcttagaaaattttagcacCGTTGGTTGCATTACACCGGAAAAAGACGAAGACAACTCTACCTTAAGGAACTCGGAGGTTATGGATAGTCCAGCTGAAGCAATGTCGCTAGATAAGAACCCAAATCGTCAAGATTTATCGGAAGCTTCAAATGCCGTTTTCAATTACAAGAACTTACCATCAAGTCAATCACTAGAGGAATCTTCTGTCAAGCCCCTAAAGGGAGAACCagtgaagaaaaagaaagtgaGCTATAAGGAACTTGTAATGCAGCTTCTAAAAGACTGA